Genomic window (Arcobacter sp. F155):
TTTGAAGCAAGAGCAGCTTCACTCATAAGTCCATGAATAATCTTTGATACTTTTTCATCTCTAATTAAAACACCTGAATACTCTTGAAGTAAAGCACAAATTGCATTTACACCATTGTTTATGATAAGTTTATTCCAAAGTTCTAATTTGATATCTTCACAAAGTATAGTTTGAGTTGCTGTTTTATCTAATAACACTTTTAGCTTTTCTAAAAACTCTTGATTTTGATTATTAGAAGATACAGCACCAAGTAAAGTTTGAACTTCACCTGTTGAATCAATATGACCTAATGATATTGTGTGAGCTGCAATAAGCCTTGTAAGACCACCTATTACATACTCTTTAGGATAATACTTAGCCATGATATCTTCATTTTCTACACCATTTTGCAAAGAGATATAATAAGGTACCTTTTTAGCTTCACTAATCCAAGAAGCTAAAGATTTTGAAATAGTTTCAGTACTCATTGATTTTGTAGCAATAAAAATAGCATCTATGTTTTCAGGATTTTCATTTAATAATTCTTCGATACTAAGAGTCTCTATTTTATCTTCAATAACATAGTTAGGATGAGTTAATTTGATTTTATTATTTTTTAAATATTCTAAGTTCTCACCTCTTGCTACAAATCTAACATTACAGCCAATATTATGTAGAATCATTCCATAAAAAGCTCCTATTCCACCTGCACCTATAACAACAATATTCATTACTTTTCCCCAATATTACATTTTATTTTAAAACAAGTATTATATACTAATTGAGTATAATTCAAATAAAAACATATTAAAAAAGGAATACTGTTTTGATTAGACTTGGTTCAAACTCACCAACAAGAGCACTTATTTTAAAAAACTTCAAAATTGATTTTATCCAAAACGGTGGAGATTTTGATGAAGATACAATACTAACTACAAATCCTAAGTCATTTTGCTATGAAGCTACAAAGGGTAAGTTTAATGAACTATATAAGAAGTACGGAGTAGAAGATATGCCTTTACTTGTATCAGACTCAGTTGTAACTTCAAATGGTGAGCTACTTAGAAAAGCAAAAGATGAAGCAGATGCAAAAAGAATGTTAGAACTTCAAAGTGGAAGTGAAACATCTGTTATAACATGTATGATATACAAATCAAAAAACAAAGAGTGTATTGATATCTCTATTACAACATATGAGTTTGAAAAGTTTGATGAAAAACATATGCAAGAGTATATAAACTCTGGTGAGTGTTTTGGAAAAGCAGGAGCTATCATGGTTGAAGGCTTTTGCAAACCATATATCAAAAGTGTAAAGGGATATGAAAGTACAGCTATGGGATTATGTGCTGAGAAACTATTACAATTTATGGATTAAACTAGATTAAAAAGGATTTATCATGCCACATTTACAATTTGAAATAAATCAAAAAGTATCAAAGGATATTAAGAAGAGTTTTGTAGAAGAAATAAGAACTTGTTTTAGTGAAGTCATGGATACAGGAACAGAGCATATAGCTATATCTATAAGAGAGTATGAAAAGTATAATTTAACTATTGGACGTGCAAATCCAGATGATAATATATGTTTGATGAACCTTGATATAAGAGAAGGTAGAACCATAGAACAAAGAAGAGAGTTAGCTCTTAGGTTTATGGATATTGTAAATAGAAGTTTCAATGTAGAAAATGAAAATCAATATATAACTTTTACAGAACACAAAGGAGAAGATTTTCATTTAATTGAAAAGTATCTAGGTTCTTGGGAAAGAGGAGAAGATCCTCTTGTCTAAAAAAGAAAAACTATTTAATCTTTTCTACTAATTGATGAGGGTGAAGACCTAAGCCTTCTTCTACTAGTTTTGTATCTCCATGTTGAATAAATTCATCTTCGTACTCAAATGAAGTGATATTTACACAAAGTTTTTCTTTATTTGTGAATTCTAAAATTGCACTTGCAACTCCACCTTGTTTTTGAGAGTCAGAGAATACATACCAGTCATCATATTTTGATGATAATTCTTTTAATAAAGTTTCATCTAAAGGTTTTACAAATCTTAAATCTAAGATTGCGATATCTTCTTCATGTAGTTTTTCAGTTTGACAGGCTCTTGAAACCCCTGCTCCATAACCAATAAATAGTTTTTTAGAAGTCCCTTCTTTAAGTAATTCAGCCTTTCCTAATTCAAACTTACTTGAAGGGAAATCAACTTCACCAAAGGCTCCCCTTGGATATCTAATAGCACAAGGAGATGTAGCTTCATAGGCAAACCCTAAAGAGTAATTTAATGTCTTATTGTCTCTTGGAGCACAAAGAATCATATTTGGAATAAATCTTAAATATGAGATATCAAATGCACCTTGATGAGTTTCTCCATCATTTCCAACTATTCCAGCTCTATCTATTGCAAATACAACAGGAAGGTTCATCAATGATACATCATGGATGATTTGATCAAATCCTCTTTGTAAAAATGTTGAATAAATAGTGATAAAAGGTTTAAATCCTTCCTTTGCCATAGCTGCCATAGAAGTTACTGCATGTTGTTCTGCAATTGCAACATCCCAAAATCTATCAGGAAATTTTTCAATAAGCTTATCTATTCCTGTTCCACTTGGCATTGCAGCAGTTACACCTACAACATTTTCATTTTTAGAAGCTAAATCAACTAAAGCATCAGCAAAAACTGCAGTTGCAGATTTGGCAGAAGACTTTTTAGTAAACTCTCCATCTTCAACATTGAATGGACCTACTCCATGCCAATGTTCAAGCTGACCTTCTGCAATTTTATAACCTTTTCCTTTTACTGTTCTTGCATGAACAATAACAGGTTTTTTCATATCCCTTGCTATTTCTAAAGTATCAATTATCTCTTCAAGATTATGACCATCAATAGGTCCAATATAATCTAGTCCCATCTCTTCAAATAAAATTCCAGGAGTAATTAATTTCATTGCTTCTTCCATTCTTTTAGCAATATAAGTTGTACCTTCTGGCATATTATTTCTAATAAATGAATCTACTTTACCTTTAAAGTTTTGATAATATTTACCTGCAAGAATTTTTGAAAGATATTTTGAAATAGCCCCAATTGGTTTTGCAATTGACATTTCATTGTCATTTAAAACAATTACTACAGGAAGCTTTAAATCGCCTAATTCATTTAAGGCTTCATAAACCATTCCTGCTGTCATAGAACCATCCCCAATCATAACAACTGGTGTTCTATCTTCATTTTTTAATTTTATAGATTTAGCTGCACCTACTGCAAGTGAAATAGAAGTAGAACTATGTCCTGCTACAAAATAGTCAGCATCATTCTCTTTGGGTTTTGTAAAACCACTTAGACCGTTATATTGCCTAATAGTTTCAAACTCTTCCCATCTTCCATTTAAAAGTTTATGAGCATAACACTGATGTGATACATCATAAATAAAAGGGTCTTTCTTTACATCAAAAACCTTATGCATAGCTACAGTTAACTCTACTGCACCTAAAGTTGATGAAAAGTGTCCACCCTTTCTTGATACAACATCGATGATTCGCTCTCTAATATCAGAACATACTTGTTCTAATTGTTCTAAACTTTTATCTTCTAATTCCATAATATTTTATAAGTTCTCTACTTTTTTTAAATCTTCTAATACTTCATCAAGTACTTTAAATACTTTTGTATTTTGTTCTTTGCTACCTATTGTAATTCTTATAGCATTTAAACCGTATCCTGTCAAGTCTCTAATAATGATACCTCTTTCAAGAAGCTTTTGTGCAACTTCAGAAGATAAATAATCACTATCAAATTTGATTGTAATAAAGTTTGTGTAACTATCAATATAGTCAAAACCTTTTTCTTTTACATACTCTTCATATCTTTTCATCTCTTCAAAGTTTAAAGCAATACATTCATTAACAAAGGCTTCATCTTTTAAAGCTTCAATTGCTGCAGCAAGAGATAAAGTAGTGATATTAAATGGAGGCCTTAATTTATACATAGTTTTAATGATATTTGTTTGACCGATTCCATACCCTACTCTCATACCACCTAAAGCATAAGCTTTAGAGAAAGTTCCAAGATATACTACATTTGGAAACTTTTCTATTAGTTCAGAAGGATTAATAGTTTTATTTTTATCTTTGAAAGAAGCATACTCTTGATAAGCTCCATCTACTATTACTAAAGTATCTTTATCTACTTTTGAAAGAAAAGAGTAAACCTCTTGTGTATCAATGCACTCACCTAATGGATTATTTGGTAAACATAAGAAGATAATATCTGCACCTTCTTTTTTGTATAGTTCTTCAAATTGGACTAAGTTATGTTCATCATCTTCAGTTCTAATGATTTGTGCACCAATTTGTCTTCCATAGATTTCATACATTGCAAATGTAGTTTTAGACATTAACATTTTAGAGTTTTCACTACACTTTGCTTTGATTAAGAAGTCAATAACTTGATCACTTCCTGCACCAATGATAATATTCTCACTTTGTACTTTAAACTTATTTGCTAATGCTTCTTTTAGTTCATACATAGAATCATCTGGATACATAAACATATTTTTTGATAAAGAGGCAATTTTTTCAACTACCTTTGGTGATGTTCCATATGGGTTTTCATTAGAAGCAAGTTTGATAATATCTTTTGTGTCAACCCCATAATCTCTTACAACTAACTCAATAGGTTTTCCAGCTTCATAAATTTTGCAATTATCTAATAGTTTATTAAAATTCATTATATATTCCTCAAATAGTCCCTTTTTAGGGCTTTATTTTATAATTAAATATCTTTTATTTCTTTAACATAAGATCCAAGTATTTTTATTGTATCTTTATGTTTTTCTAATACATTTTTAACATTATCATCAAGCTGATGTCCATCAAAATCTATAAAGAAGATTGAATTACCCTCAACAATATGAGATTTAATTTTAGTTAAATTAATATCTGAATTATTAAAATCAGTTAAAAACTCTACAAGAGAACCTTGTCTATCAGGAAGTTCACCAAGTATAGAAGTTTTGTCATTTCCACTTTGAGCATTTTCAAAGTTACTTATGATAAAAAATCTTGTCTTATTATTGTCTTTATCTTCAATATTTTCAAACAAAATTGGTAAGTTATGTAACTTTGCACCAACATGAGGACAAATAGCTGCACTATTTGGTTCCTTTGCAGCTAGTTTTGCTGCTTTTGTTGTTGATTCAATTGGAATTAATTCTACTTCATCAAGTCCAAAGTTTGTTAAAAATTTTCTACACTGTTCAAAGGCAATATCTTTTGAATAAATTCTTTTAATATTTTCAATCTTATCACATGTTGAAGCTAAAGTATGATGAATATCAAGTACAACTTCTGCAACAATCTTTAAATCATATTGTTTTAAACAGTTGATTGTATCAGTTACTATTCCATTTGATGAGTTCTCAATTGGAACTACACCAAATTTAGCTTTTCCAGTATCAACTTCTCTAAAAATACCTTTAATAGAAGAGATTGATACATATGAACTCATTGCACCAAATCTTCCTTCTGCAGCTTGATGAGTAAAGCTTCCCTCAGGTCCTAAATATGCTACATTTTCAGGAAGTTCAAGATTTCTTGAAATTGCAAAAATTTCTAAAAAAAGTGCTTCAATTGCAGCTCTATTTAGTTTTCCTTTGTTTAAAGATTCAAGTCTATCTATAATAGCCTTTTCTCTTTCAGGTCTGTAAATTGCTCCACCACTTTGGGCCTTTAAAAGACCAACTTGATGAACAATATCCATTCTTTCATTTACTAATTCTAAAAGTTTATTATCAATAGAATCTAACTTATCTCTAAGTTCTTGTAAACCAGCTTCACTCATTATTATGCCTTTATTTTACGTATTCCTCTTCTAAAGCAATTAAATCTTCAAAAGTCTCTCTTTTTCTAATTAATCTATCTTGTCCATTTTCTACTGCAATTTCAGCAACTTTTCCTCTTGTATTATAGTTACTAGCCATTGTAAAGCAGTATGCACCAGCAGAATAGATTGCAACTAAATCATTATGTTCTGTTTTTGGTAATTCAATATTTTTAGCAAAGAAGTCTCCACTTTCACAAACAGGACCAACTAAGTTACAATCACTAAACTCTTTATTATCATTTAGTACTTCGATTTTATGATATGCGTTGTATAAAGATGGTCTAATTAAGTCATTCATAGCTCCATCTACAATTACAAATCTTTTTTCACCATTTACTTTTTCATATAATACTTTAGATACAAAAACTCCTGAGTTTCCAACTAGGAATCTTCCTGGTTCACATACTATTGTAATATCTAAACCAAATAAACACTCTAAAATAGATTGTGCATACTCATTTGTATCAATTAATTTTTCATCATCATAAACAATTCCAAGTCCACCACCAACATCAAAGAATGATAAATCAATTTTTAGCGCTTCAAGGTTTCTTACTAAATCTGCAACTATTTTTACAGACTCTTTAATTGGCTCAAGTTGAGTTAACTGAGAACCAATATGTAAATGAATTCCTGTTGGGTCAAGGTTTTCTGAGTTTTTACATTGAATATACATTCTTTTTGCAGTATCAATATCAACTCCAAATTTGTTTTCATGTAATCCAGTTGAAATATATGGATGAGTTTGAGGGTCAATATTTGGATTAACTCTAATAGAAATTCTTGCAATTTTTCCTAACTCTTTTGCAATAACTTCAACTCTATCAAGCTCTGCTGAACTTTCCACATTTATCATTAAAATACCTAGTTCTAAAGCCTCTTTGATTTCAGAATCAATTTTTCCAACACCTGAAAAAATGATTTTATAAGGTTGAATTCCTACTTTTAAAGCTCTTTTTACTTCCCCAATAGAAACACAGTCTGCTCCAGCACCAAGACTTGCTAAATGTTTAATAACACTTAAGTTTGAGTTTGCTTTTACTGCATATGCAAGTAAAGATTTTCTTGCTTTAAATGCAGTTTTTAATTCATTGTATTGACCTGTAATATAATCAAAATCATATACATAATAAGGTGTTTGATATTTATTTGCTAATTGTTTAAAATCTATATTCATAATCTTCCTATACTCTAAATAATTTACTTTTTAAAAATTTTAAAAAACTTTGTTCAAACGGCTTCACTTTGGGTCCCCAAAATTAAAAATTTTGACCATAAAGTTGCAGAGGTTGTTCACAAAACTTTTTAAACTTTTTTATACCACAAACAACAGATAAATAAGCTTCATATTTTTAGGAGAAAACAAGGCGGAAGATAAAATTTAGGCAGGAGCTTACTGCTGTAAGTGACTGTCTAAATTTTTTCTTTCAACGCAGAGTTCTTCAAAAAGATGAAGAATTATTTATCAGTTCCATTCCATGCAATTGATGGCTTCCCATTCTCATCAAACTCAACTGCTGGCATACCCATTACATTATAACCACAATCAACATAGTGAATTTCACCTGTAACTGCACTTGATAAATCAGATAATAGATACATTCCAGAGTTTCCTACTTCATCAGTAGTTACATTCTTTTTAAGTGGAGAGTGAGCTTCATTCCATTTAAGCATAAATCTAAAATCACCAATTCCAGCTGCTGCTAAAGTTTTAATAGGTCCAGCAGAAATAGCATTTACTCTAATTCCATCTTTTCCTAAATCTTCAGCTAAATATTTTGTAGTCATTTCTAATGCAGCTTTTGCTACACCCATTAAGTTATAGTTAGGAATATATTTTACTCCACCATAATAACTTAATGTTAATACTGATGATTTATCTGATAATAAAGGTTTTAATTCTCTTGTAACTTCAATTAAAGAGTAAACTGAAATATCCATAGCAATATCAAAAGCTTCTTTAGATACATCCATAAATCTTCCAGAAAGTCCCTCTTTTGGAGCAAATGCAATTGAGTGAACAATAAAGTCAATTTGACCCATATCTTTTTCAATTGATTCTTTTAAAGCTTTGATTTCTTCAGGCTTTGATACATCACATGGATATACATAATCAGCGCTTCCAAACTCTGCTGCAATTGGCTCAACTCTTTTCTTTAAAGAGTCATTTAAATATGTAAATGCAATTTCAGCACCTTGTTCTGCACAAGCTTTAGCAATACCATAAGCAATAGACTTATTGTTTGCAACTC
Coding sequences:
- the fabI gene encoding enoyl-ACP reductase FabI; the encoded protein is MVMKGKKGVILGVANNKSIAYGIAKACAEQGAEIAFTYLNDSLKKRVEPIAAEFGSADYVYPCDVSKPEEIKALKESIEKDMGQIDFIVHSIAFAPKEGLSGRFMDVSKEAFDIAMDISVYSLIEVTRELKPLLSDKSSVLTLSYYGGVKYIPNYNLMGVAKAALEMTTKYLAEDLGKDGIRVNAISAGPIKTLAAAGIGDFRFMLKWNEAHSPLKKNVTTDEVGNSGMYLLSDLSSAVTGEIHYVDCGYNVMGMPAVEFDENGKPSIAWNGTDK
- the dxs gene encoding 1-deoxy-D-xylulose-5-phosphate synthase — translated: MELEDKSLEQLEQVCSDIRERIIDVVSRKGGHFSSTLGAVELTVAMHKVFDVKKDPFIYDVSHQCYAHKLLNGRWEEFETIRQYNGLSGFTKPKENDADYFVAGHSSTSISLAVGAAKSIKLKNEDRTPVVMIGDGSMTAGMVYEALNELGDLKLPVVIVLNDNEMSIAKPIGAISKYLSKILAGKYYQNFKGKVDSFIRNNMPEGTTYIAKRMEEAMKLITPGILFEEMGLDYIGPIDGHNLEEIIDTLEIARDMKKPVIVHARTVKGKGYKIAEGQLEHWHGVGPFNVEDGEFTKKSSAKSATAVFADALVDLASKNENVVGVTAAMPSGTGIDKLIEKFPDRFWDVAIAEQHAVTSMAAMAKEGFKPFITIYSTFLQRGFDQIIHDVSLMNLPVVFAIDRAGIVGNDGETHQGAFDISYLRFIPNMILCAPRDNKTLNYSLGFAYEATSPCAIRYPRGAFGEVDFPSSKFELGKAELLKEGTSKKLFIGYGAGVSRACQTEKLHEEDIAILDLRFVKPLDETLLKELSSKYDDWYVFSDSQKQGGVASAILEFTNKEKLCVNITSFEYEDEFIQHGDTKLVEEGLGLHPHQLVEKIK
- a CDS encoding ketopantoate reductase family protein; amino-acid sequence: MNIVVIGAGGIGAFYGMILHNIGCNVRFVARGENLEYLKNNKIKLTHPNYVIEDKIETLSIEELLNENPENIDAIFIATKSMSTETISKSLASWISEAKKVPYYISLQNGVENEDIMAKYYPKEYVIGGLTRLIAAHTISLGHIDSTGEVQTLLGAVSSNNQNQEFLEKLKVLLDKTATQTILCEDIKLELWNKLIINNGVNAICALLQEYSGVLIRDEKVSKIIHGLMSEAALASNAIGVNLTQIDADKMFELMTNFESIKPSMWVDTEHNRDLELDEICGVVIRNCEKQALDAPYTRSVSTILEVLYNKKRSEK
- the lysA gene encoding diaminopimelate decarboxylase — translated: MNIDFKQLANKYQTPYYVYDFDYITGQYNELKTAFKARKSLLAYAVKANSNLSVIKHLASLGAGADCVSIGEVKRALKVGIQPYKIIFSGVGKIDSEIKEALELGILMINVESSAELDRVEVIAKELGKIARISIRVNPNIDPQTHPYISTGLHENKFGVDIDTAKRMYIQCKNSENLDPTGIHLHIGSQLTQLEPIKESVKIVADLVRNLEALKIDLSFFDVGGGLGIVYDDEKLIDTNEYAQSILECLFGLDITIVCEPGRFLVGNSGVFVSKVLYEKVNGEKRFVIVDGAMNDLIRPSLYNAYHKIEVLNDNKEFSDCNLVGPVCESGDFFAKNIELPKTEHNDLVAIYSAGAYCFTMASNYNTRGKVAEIAVENGQDRLIRKRETFEDLIALEEEYVK
- the pheA gene encoding chorismate mutase, translated to MSEAGLQELRDKLDSIDNKLLELVNERMDIVHQVGLLKAQSGGAIYRPEREKAIIDRLESLNKGKLNRAAIEALFLEIFAISRNLELPENVAYLGPEGSFTHQAAEGRFGAMSSYVSISSIKGIFREVDTGKAKFGVVPIENSSNGIVTDTINCLKQYDLKIVAEVVLDIHHTLASTCDKIENIKRIYSKDIAFEQCRKFLTNFGLDEVELIPIESTTKAAKLAAKEPNSAAICPHVGAKLHNLPILFENIEDKDNNKTRFFIISNFENAQSGNDKTSILGELPDRQGSLVEFLTDFNNSDINLTKIKSHIVEGNSIFFIDFDGHQLDDNVKNVLEKHKDTIKILGSYVKEIKDI
- a CDS encoding tautomerase produces the protein MPHLQFEINQKVSKDIKKSFVEEIRTCFSEVMDTGTEHIAISIREYEKYNLTIGRANPDDNICLMNLDIREGRTIEQRRELALRFMDIVNRSFNVENENQYITFTEHKGEDFHLIEKYLGSWERGEDPLV
- the hisC gene encoding histidinol-phosphate transaminase gives rise to the protein MNFNKLLDNCKIYEAGKPIELVVRDYGVDTKDIIKLASNENPYGTSPKVVEKIASLSKNMFMYPDDSMYELKEALANKFKVQSENIIIGAGSDQVIDFLIKAKCSENSKMLMSKTTFAMYEIYGRQIGAQIIRTEDDEHNLVQFEELYKKEGADIIFLCLPNNPLGECIDTQEVYSFLSKVDKDTLVIVDGAYQEYASFKDKNKTINPSELIEKFPNVVYLGTFSKAYALGGMRVGYGIGQTNIIKTMYKLRPPFNITTLSLAAAIEALKDEAFVNECIALNFEEMKRYEEYVKEKGFDYIDSYTNFITIKFDSDYLSSEVAQKLLERGIIIRDLTGYGLNAIRITIGSKEQNTKVFKVLDEVLEDLKKVENL
- the maf gene encoding septum formation inhibitor Maf; translated protein: MIRLGSNSPTRALILKNFKIDFIQNGGDFDEDTILTTNPKSFCYEATKGKFNELYKKYGVEDMPLLVSDSVVTSNGELLRKAKDEADAKRMLELQSGSETSVITCMIYKSKNKECIDISITTYEFEKFDEKHMQEYINSGECFGKAGAIMVEGFCKPYIKSVKGYESTAMGLCAEKLLQFMD